The following are encoded together in the Jaculus jaculus isolate mJacJac1 chromosome 3, mJacJac1.mat.Y.cur, whole genome shotgun sequence genome:
- the Kcnj5 gene encoding G protein-activated inward rectifier potassium channel 4: MAGDSRNAMNQDMEIGVTPRDPKKIPKQARDYIPVATDRTRLLAEGKKPRQRYMEKSGKCNVHHGNVQETYRYLSDLFTTLVDLKWRFSVLVFTMVYTVTWLFFGFIWWLIAYIRGDLDHVGDQEWIPCVENLSGFVSAFLFSIETETTIGYGFRVITEKCPEGIILLLVQAILGSIVNAFMVGCMFVKISQPKKRAETLMFSNNAVISMRDEKLCLMFRVGDLRNSHIVEASIRAKLIKSRQTKEGEFIPLNQTDINVGFDTGDDRLFLVSPLIISHEINEKSPFWEMSRAQLEQEEFEVVVILEGMVEATGMTCQARSSYMDTEVLWGHRFTPVLTLEKGFYEVDYNTFHDTYETNTPSCCAKELAEMKQDGQLLQYLPSPPLLGGCVEAKQEDDDEPNCLSVSQETRDSM, translated from the exons ATGGCTGGTGACTCTAGGAATGCTATGAACCAAGACATGGAGATTGGAGTGACCCCCCGGGACCCCAAGAAAATTCCCAAACAAGCTCGGGATTACATCCCTGTGGCCACGGACCGCACCCGGCTGCTGGCCGAGGGGAAGAAGCCGCGCCAGCGCTACATGGAGAAGAGCGGCAAGTGCAACGTGCACCACGGCAACGTGCAGGAGACCTACCGCTACCTGAGCGACCTCTTCACCACGCTGGTGGACCTCAAGTGGCGCTTCAGCGTGCTGGTCTTCACCATGGTCTACACCGTCACGTGGCTGTTCTTCGGCTTCATCTGGTGGCTCATCGCTTACATCCGGGGCGACCTGGACCACGTGGGCGACCAGGAGTGGATCCCCTGTGTTGAAAACCTCAGCGGCTTTGTGTCTGCCTTCCTGTTCTCCATCGAGACGGAAACAACCATCGGGTACGGCTTCCGAGTCATCACGGAGAAGTGTCCCGAGGGGATCATCCTCCTCCTGGTgcaggccatcctgggctccaTCGTCAACGCCTTCATGGTAGGCTGCATGTTTGTCAAGATCAGCCAGCCTAAGAAGAGAGCCGAGACGCTCATGTTCTCCAACAACGCCGTCATCTCCATGCGGGACGAGAAGCTGTGCCTCATGTTCCGTGTGGGTGACCTCCGCAACTCGCACATCGTGGAGGCCTCCATCCGGGCCAAGCTCATCAAGTCCCGGCAGACCAAAGAAGGGGAGTTCATCCCCCTGAACCAGACGGACATTAACGTGGGCTTCGACACTGGTGATGACCGTCTCTTCCTAGTGTCTCCCCTCATCATCTCGCATGAGATCAACGAGAAGAGCCCTTTCTGGGAGATGTCTCGAGCTCAGCTGGAACAGGAGGAGTTTGAAGTCGTGGTCATCTTAGAAGGCATGGTAGAAGCAACAG GCATGACCTGCCAAGCTCGAAGCTCTTACATGGATACAGAGGTGCTCTGGGGCCACCGATTCACACCAGTCCTCACCTTGGAAAAGGGCTTCTATGAGGTCGATTATAACACTTTTCATGATACATATGagaccaacacacccagctgctGTGCCAAGGAGTTGGCAGAAATGAAGCAAGATGGTCAGCTCCTCCagtacctccccagccctcctttgctGGGAGGCTGTGTGGAGGCTAAGCAAGAAGATGATGATGAGCCCAATTGTCTCAGTGTGTCCCAGGAGACCAGGGACTCAATGTGA